Proteins encoded in a region of the Paucibacter sediminis genome:
- a CDS encoding TonB-dependent receptor plug domain-containing protein: MRHALLGLLRLGSLALLANTAQAAADDEAALESLLRQEVLGPSRFAQSLLDAPAAVSVFGRQEAAQLGHVTVADMLERLPGIYLSSTRQYSSVGVRGFNRPGDYNARLLVAIDGFRVNDALYDQALPEFEFPLVADWVKRVELVHGPGSSVYGGNALFGVVNLVTLDGADAPGWTLKGSLGSFGERRAMLQYGSAELGGGDLFVGLNLQHARGETLELPELGLPAGSLGGLDGLSYSSAFLKYRLGAWRVSAASMVRSKSIAVAPYGTLPGAPGTDYRDQYLYGEIAYDGAWVSDWRRSLRLSLARSGFHGRYVYAGETDDAPLLINRDEAVARWLGLEARTQWRGWLNHELALGVDARLLRHGVQRNFDEQPYRLLLDSDEPLRSLGLFAQDSWHLSEQWQLTTGLRLDRVQDRTAQWSPRLALVYRPRQDESIKLMAGRAFRPANLAERFYADDVSQLAHPGLAPEKLGTLELAWERALGADLAFSLNAYVTRMRDMIEFVPLQGDEGLSRYENLSRVRTQGLDLGLEQRRASGWQWRANLSLADARNRGERLSNSPRWLFKGHLIAPLRPDWTLATEWLAMDKRLGRSEVPALYSLNAVLRYTGWRGQDLALRVLNATDRANYDPAPPDTLSTRLPRPRRSLHLDWQIRF, from the coding sequence ATGAGACATGCTCTCCTGGGGCTGCTGCGTTTGGGATCGCTGGCCTTGCTGGCGAACACTGCCCAGGCCGCGGCGGACGACGAAGCCGCACTCGAAAGCCTGTTACGCCAAGAGGTGCTCGGACCCTCGCGATTTGCCCAGAGCCTGCTCGATGCGCCGGCCGCGGTGAGCGTGTTCGGGCGCCAGGAGGCGGCGCAGCTGGGCCATGTCACGGTGGCCGACATGCTGGAGCGCCTGCCCGGCATCTATCTGAGCAGCACGCGGCAGTACTCCAGCGTGGGCGTGCGCGGCTTCAACCGGCCGGGCGATTACAACGCGCGCCTGCTGGTGGCGATCGACGGCTTTCGCGTCAACGATGCGCTCTACGACCAGGCCCTGCCCGAGTTCGAGTTCCCCCTGGTGGCCGACTGGGTCAAGCGCGTGGAGCTGGTGCATGGCCCGGGCTCCTCGGTGTACGGCGGCAATGCGCTGTTCGGCGTGGTCAACCTCGTCACCCTGGATGGCGCCGATGCGCCGGGCTGGACGCTGAAGGGCTCGCTGGGCAGCTTTGGCGAGCGCCGCGCCATGCTGCAGTACGGCAGTGCCGAGCTGGGCGGGGGCGACCTTTTCGTGGGCCTGAACCTGCAGCATGCGCGTGGCGAGACCCTGGAGCTGCCCGAGCTGGGCCTGCCCGCCGGCAGCTTGGGCGGCCTGGACGGCCTGTCCTACAGCAGCGCCTTCCTGAAATACCGGCTGGGCGCCTGGCGCGTCTCGGCCGCTAGCATGGTGCGCAGCAAGTCCATCGCGGTGGCGCCCTATGGCACCCTGCCGGGCGCGCCGGGCACCGACTACCGCGACCAGTACCTGTATGGCGAGATCGCCTACGACGGTGCCTGGGTGAGCGATTGGCGCCGCAGCCTGCGCCTCTCGCTGGCGCGCAGCGGTTTCCATGGCCGCTATGTCTATGCCGGCGAGACCGACGACGCGCCGCTGCTCATCAACCGCGACGAGGCGGTGGCGCGCTGGCTGGGCCTGGAGGCGCGCACGCAATGGCGCGGCTGGCTCAACCATGAGCTGGCACTGGGCGTCGATGCGCGCCTGCTGCGCCATGGCGTGCAGCGCAATTTCGACGAGCAGCCCTACCGCCTGCTGCTGGACAGCGACGAGCCGCTGCGCAGCCTGGGCCTGTTCGCGCAGGATTCCTGGCATCTCTCCGAGCAGTGGCAGCTCACCACCGGGCTGCGCTTGGACCGCGTGCAGGACCGCACGGCGCAATGGTCGCCGCGCCTGGCCCTGGTCTACCGGCCGCGCCAGGACGAGTCCATCAAGCTGATGGCCGGGCGCGCCTTCCGGCCCGCCAACCTGGCCGAGCGCTTCTATGCCGACGATGTGTCCCAGCTGGCCCACCCCGGCCTGGCGCCGGAAAAGCTCGGCACGCTGGAGCTGGCCTGGGAGCGTGCGCTGGGCGCCGACCTGGCCTTCAGCCTGAATGCCTATGTCACGCGCATGCGCGACATGATCGAGTTCGTGCCGCTGCAGGGCGACGAGGGCCTGTCGCGCTACGAGAACCTCTCGCGCGTGCGCACCCAGGGCCTGGACCTGGGCCTGGAGCAGCGGCGTGCCTCGGGCTGGCAGTGGCGCGCCAATCTCTCGCTGGCGGACGCGCGCAACCGCGGCGAGCGCCTCAGCAACTCGCCGCGCTGGCTCTTCAAGGGGCATCTGATCGCCCCGCTGCGGCCCGACTGGACGCTCGCGACCGAGTGGCTGGCGATGGACAAGCGCCTCGGCCGCAGCGAGGTGCCGGCGCTGTACAGCCTCAACGCGGTGCTGCGCTACACCGGCTGGCGGGGGCAAGACCTGGCCCTGCGGGTGCTCAACGCCACCGATCGCGCCAACTACGACCCCGCGCCGCCCGACACGCTGTCCACGCGCCTGCCGCGGCCGCGGCGCTCCCTGCATCTGGACTGGCAGATCCGCTTCTGA
- a CDS encoding AEC family transporter, which produces MQAILAVTLPFFALVLCGYLAAQRGVLAESAIPGLNGFVLFFALPCMLFRFGQSTPLLELLNPVVLGIYLLVALAVVGITIAVSLSEAVHLKDAAFGALVAAFPNTGFMGVPLLVALLGQAAAGPVICTILADLFVTSSLCIALARAHDANGADALRMALRGALSNPLPWSIALGAGCTLLGLQLPGPLNSVIKMLADAATPVALFTIGAVLWRAGQHAHRRTPWQRFLPVALIKLLLHPALVFALGLVARRLGAPLSDFQLTVLTLAAALPSASNVSLLAERYGADNGRVARIILASTALAFLSFTTLAWLLGAQPR; this is translated from the coding sequence ATGCAAGCCATCCTCGCCGTCACCCTGCCCTTCTTCGCCCTGGTGCTGTGCGGCTATCTGGCGGCGCAGCGCGGCGTGCTGGCGGAATCGGCCATCCCCGGCCTGAATGGCTTCGTGCTGTTCTTCGCCCTGCCCTGCATGCTGTTCCGCTTCGGCCAGAGTACGCCGCTGCTGGAGCTGCTGAACCCGGTGGTGCTGGGCATCTACCTGCTCGTGGCGCTGGCCGTGGTGGGCATCACCATCGCGGTGAGCCTCTCGGAGGCGGTGCATCTGAAGGACGCCGCCTTCGGCGCCCTGGTGGCGGCCTTTCCCAACACCGGCTTCATGGGCGTGCCCCTGCTGGTGGCCCTGCTCGGGCAGGCCGCCGCGGGGCCGGTGATCTGCACCATCCTGGCGGACCTGTTCGTCACCAGCTCGCTGTGCATTGCGCTGGCGCGCGCACACGATGCCAATGGCGCCGATGCCCTGCGCATGGCGCTGCGCGGCGCGCTCTCCAACCCGCTGCCCTGGTCGATCGCGCTGGGCGCCGGCTGCACCCTGCTGGGGCTGCAACTGCCGGGTCCGCTGAACTCGGTGATCAAGATGCTGGCCGATGCGGCCACGCCGGTGGCGCTGTTCACGATCGGCGCGGTGCTGTGGCGCGCCGGCCAGCATGCGCACCGCCGCACCCCCTGGCAGCGCTTCCTGCCGGTGGCCCTGATCAAGCTGCTGCTGCACCCGGCGCTGGTGTTCGCGCTGGGCCTGGTGGCGCGCCGGCTGGGCGCCCCGCTGTCGGATTTCCAGCTGACCGTGCTGACCCTGGCGGCGGCCCTGCCCAGTGCCAGCAATGTCTCGCTGCTGGCCGAACGCTATGGCGCCGACAACGGCCGCGTGGCGCGCATCATCCTGGCCTCCACCGCGCTGGCCTTCCTCAGCTTCACCACCCTGGCCTGGCTGCTCGGGGCGCAGCCGCGCTGA
- a CDS encoding YfiR family protein: MGLSAPRLTPRRPPRGWALLCAQLLAMAAASAQPLPPEELKAQIVFRSLLFVEWPGTALPQGQALQLCLADEGPLATALEGLAGRRVNGHALELRRVRGEQLGGCHVALVGAGFDAPRAAVADKPVLLVTEAPAMLSLGAMLSLQIEDGRVVFDIGLESARRAGLEISTKLLRLARYVRKA; the protein is encoded by the coding sequence ATGGGCTTGTCCGCACCGCGCCTCACCCCCCGCCGGCCGCCGCGCGGATGGGCGCTGCTGTGCGCGCAGCTGCTGGCGATGGCGGCGGCCAGCGCCCAGCCCCTGCCGCCCGAGGAGCTGAAGGCGCAGATCGTGTTCCGCAGCCTGCTGTTCGTGGAATGGCCCGGCACTGCCCTGCCGCAGGGCCAGGCCTTGCAGCTGTGCCTGGCGGATGAGGGGCCGCTGGCCACCGCGCTGGAGGGCCTGGCCGGCCGCCGCGTCAACGGCCATGCGCTGGAGCTGCGGCGCGTGCGCGGCGAGCAGCTGGGCGGCTGCCATGTCGCGCTGGTGGGTGCGGGCTTCGATGCGCCGCGCGCCGCGGTGGCCGACAAACCGGTGCTGCTGGTCACCGAGGCGCCGGCCATGCTGAGCCTGGGCGCGATGCTGAGCCTGCAGATCGAGGACGGCCGCGTGGTCTTCGACATCGGCCTGGAGTCGGCGCGCCGCGCCGGCCTGGAGATCAGCACCAAGCTGCTGCGGCTGGCCCGCTATGTGCGCAAGGCCTGA
- a CDS encoding alkaline phosphatase D family protein — protein MHDPSRRRYLAAALAAGSAPLVIRHAGAAEAGQRFALGIASGCPRPERLVLWTRLMGEDLPASVPVQWELAEDEAFARIAARGSETALAEDAHSVHAEPQGLKPDRWYWYRFSALGTRSPVGRTRTAPAADAAVASLRFAIASCQRWDHGAYAAWRDMAGQELDLVLFLGDYIYEYASPLTSNAPRRHAGGPCRTLADYRARYAQYKSDPALQAMHARAPWMLTWDDHEIENDYAAGQSQTLDPGFTRRRADATKAYWEHQPFPKALRPQDTELRIVDQLDWGRLARLITLDDRQWRDPQACPKPGRGGSNTVALADCPSLLAPGRTLLGAAQEQWLARSWDAERPWNLLGQQTLMTRMNWGTAAKPSYWTDGWDGYPAARQRLLQGMLAAGARNPVVLGGDVHANYVADLKLDFDNPKAPVLASEFCGTSISSQGLLNERVQRALAQNPHIRLGRSDERGYMLFQLTPGRLEAELRSVLQPWDAASEMRVQARFAVEAGRPGAQEA, from the coding sequence ATGCACGATCCCAGCCGCCGCCGCTATCTTGCCGCCGCTCTTGCCGCCGGCAGCGCACCGCTGGTCATCCGCCATGCCGGCGCGGCCGAGGCCGGGCAGCGCTTTGCGCTCGGCATCGCCTCCGGCTGCCCGCGCCCGGAGCGGCTGGTGCTGTGGACGCGGCTGATGGGCGAGGATCTGCCGGCCAGCGTGCCGGTGCAATGGGAGCTGGCCGAGGACGAGGCCTTCGCCCGCATCGCCGCGCGCGGCAGCGAGACCGCCCTGGCGGAGGATGCGCACAGCGTGCATGCCGAACCGCAGGGGCTCAAGCCCGACCGCTGGTATTGGTATCGCTTCAGCGCGCTGGGCACGCGCAGCCCGGTGGGGCGCACGCGCACCGCGCCGGCGGCCGATGCGGCGGTGGCCTCGCTGCGTTTCGCGATCGCCTCCTGCCAGCGCTGGGACCATGGCGCATACGCCGCCTGGCGCGACATGGCCGGGCAGGAGCTGGACCTGGTGCTGTTCCTGGGCGACTACATCTACGAATACGCCAGCCCGCTCACCAGCAATGCGCCGCGCCGCCATGCCGGCGGGCCCTGCCGCACGCTGGCCGATTACCGCGCCCGCTACGCCCAGTACAAGTCCGACCCGGCGCTGCAGGCCATGCATGCGCGCGCGCCCTGGATGCTGACCTGGGACGACCACGAGATCGAGAACGACTATGCCGCCGGCCAGTCGCAGACCCTGGACCCCGGCTTCACGCGGCGCCGTGCCGACGCCACCAAGGCCTACTGGGAACACCAGCCCTTCCCCAAGGCGCTGCGGCCGCAGGACACCGAGCTGCGCATCGTCGACCAGCTCGACTGGGGCCGGCTGGCGCGCCTCATCACCCTGGACGATCGGCAGTGGCGCGACCCGCAGGCCTGCCCCAAGCCCGGCCGTGGCGGCTCCAACACAGTGGCGCTGGCGGATTGCCCGAGCTTGCTGGCCCCCGGCCGCACGCTGCTGGGCGCCGCCCAGGAGCAATGGCTGGCGCGCAGCTGGGACGCCGAGCGCCCCTGGAACCTGCTGGGCCAGCAAACCCTGATGACGCGCATGAACTGGGGCACGGCGGCCAAGCCGAGCTACTGGACCGATGGCTGGGACGGCTATCCCGCCGCGCGCCAGCGCCTGCTGCAGGGCATGCTGGCGGCCGGGGCGCGCAACCCGGTGGTGCTGGGCGGCGACGTGCACGCCAACTACGTGGCCGATCTGAAGCTGGATTTCGACAATCCCAAGGCGCCGGTGCTGGCCAGCGAGTTCTGCGGCACCTCGATCAGCAGCCAGGGCCTGCTCAACGAGCGCGTGCAGCGGGCGCTGGCGCAGAACCCGCATATCCGGCTCGGTCGCAGCGACGAGCGCGGCTACATGCTGTTCCAGCTCACGCCCGGGCGCCTCGAGGCCGAGCTGCGCAGCGTGCTGCAGCCCTGGGACGCGGCCAGCGAGATGCGCGTGCAGGCGCGCTTTGCGGTGGAGGCCGGCAGGCCCGGCGCGCAGGAGGCCTGA
- a CDS encoding alpha/beta hydrolase family protein, whose amino-acid sequence MLMLARSLLLAAAALLPTIGLAAPVHTGYQQPSPAVRELLDAAPLPRYLISPDKQHLALLEQRRYSSLEELARPTLKLAGLRFDAATGVPAGTPQIQRLRLRALLNPEAPERNVELPAGGLIHSFSWAPDGQRFLIERRSDAGNELWVGETASGRLRQVPGLRPSEVLAPGELAWLNAHELVLATIPDRRGAAPAAPRVPNAPVVQESLGRASPERSYADLLKSPHDEALFEFHARATLTWVDLHSLQSRDLPATAMFTSISSVGEGQYLLTERITRPFSYTLTYDDFPTVVELRGRDGKLLREIAKVPMRNGIAIDAVQAGPRVFYASPNKDAAIYWVEALDGGNPNARVAFRDRVMRLDPPFTGEAMEVQRMPHRFTRLRFLDDGQHALLTEEDRQRAWTRTYLLPLRGTQSRPLFEHSVRERYRHPGTPLMRTLPNGHQVVQTLGGDNILLQGQGATPRGDRPFLDRYSLRDGGVQRLFQSADAPYEQPLLLLDPQHLVTLRESPSEPPNLWLRELNASGYGAAQALTRSKDPTPQLRKVKRELVSFKRADGVELSFWMYLPPDYKEGERRPTLVWAYPLEFSDAAIAGQVSGSANRYLSVAGSSPLLLVLDGFVVLQDATMPIVGDLKTVNDGFLEQITMNARAIIDKAEELGVSDPKRMAVGGNSYGAFMAANLLAHTDLFKAGIARSGAYNRTLTPFGFQSERRSLWEAKELYLKLSPFMYAPQIKEPLLLIHGEADNNVGTQPMQSERLYLALAGTGGTVRYVLLPGEAHGYSARESVGHVQWEMSQWLKTYLGDPRAP is encoded by the coding sequence ATGCTGATGCTTGCCCGCTCCCTGCTGCTCGCCGCCGCCGCGCTCCTGCCCACCATCGGCCTGGCGGCGCCGGTGCACACCGGCTACCAACAGCCCTCGCCCGCGGTGCGCGAGCTGCTGGACGCCGCGCCGCTGCCGCGCTATCTGATTTCGCCCGACAAGCAACACCTGGCCCTGCTCGAGCAGCGCCGTTACAGCAGCCTGGAAGAGCTGGCCCGCCCCACCCTGAAGCTGGCCGGCCTGCGCTTCGACGCCGCCACCGGCGTGCCCGCCGGCACGCCGCAGATCCAGCGCCTGCGCCTGCGCGCGCTGCTCAATCCCGAGGCGCCGGAGCGCAACGTCGAGCTGCCCGCGGGCGGCCTCATCCACAGCTTCAGCTGGGCGCCGGACGGCCAGCGCTTCCTGATCGAACGGCGCAGCGACGCCGGCAACGAGCTCTGGGTGGGCGAGACCGCCAGCGGCCGGCTGCGCCAGGTGCCGGGCCTGCGCCCCAGCGAGGTGCTGGCGCCGGGCGAACTGGCCTGGCTGAACGCGCATGAGCTGGTGCTCGCCACCATCCCCGACCGCCGCGGCGCCGCGCCAGCCGCCCCGCGCGTGCCGAACGCACCGGTGGTGCAGGAGAGCCTGGGCCGCGCCTCGCCCGAGCGCAGCTATGCCGACCTGCTGAAGTCCCCGCATGACGAGGCCTTGTTCGAATTCCACGCCCGCGCCACGCTCACCTGGGTGGACCTGCACAGCCTGCAGAGCCGCGATCTGCCGGCCACCGCGATGTTCACCAGCATCAGCAGCGTGGGCGAGGGCCAGTACCTGCTGACCGAGCGCATCACCCGCCCCTTCAGCTACACCCTCACCTACGACGACTTCCCCACCGTGGTGGAGCTGCGCGGCCGCGACGGCAAGCTCTTGCGCGAGATCGCCAAGGTGCCGATGCGCAACGGCATCGCCATCGACGCGGTGCAGGCCGGGCCGCGCGTGTTCTATGCCTCGCCCAACAAGGACGCGGCGATCTACTGGGTGGAAGCGCTGGACGGCGGCAACCCGAATGCGCGCGTGGCCTTCCGCGACCGCGTGATGCGCCTGGACCCGCCCTTCACCGGCGAAGCCATGGAGGTGCAGCGCATGCCGCACCGCTTCACCCGGCTGCGCTTTCTGGACGATGGCCAGCATGCCCTCCTGACCGAGGAGGACCGCCAGCGCGCCTGGACCCGCACCTATCTGCTGCCCCTGCGCGGTACGCAGAGCCGGCCGCTGTTCGAGCACTCGGTGCGCGAGCGCTACCGCCATCCCGGCACGCCGCTGATGCGCACCCTGCCGAACGGCCACCAGGTGGTGCAGACCCTGGGCGGCGACAACATCCTGCTGCAGGGCCAGGGCGCCACGCCGCGCGGCGACCGCCCCTTCCTGGACCGCTATTCGCTGCGCGATGGCGGCGTGCAGCGCCTGTTCCAGTCGGCCGACGCGCCCTACGAGCAGCCGCTGCTGCTGCTCGACCCGCAGCACCTGGTGACGCTGCGCGAAAGCCCCAGCGAGCCGCCCAACCTCTGGCTGCGCGAACTCAATGCCAGCGGCTATGGCGCGGCCCAGGCGCTCACCCGCAGCAAGGACCCGACGCCGCAACTGCGCAAGGTGAAACGCGAGCTGGTGAGCTTCAAGCGCGCCGACGGCGTGGAGCTCTCCTTCTGGATGTACCTGCCGCCCGACTACAAGGAAGGTGAGCGCCGCCCCACCCTGGTGTGGGCCTACCCGCTGGAATTCAGCGACGCCGCCATCGCCGGCCAGGTGAGCGGCTCGGCGAACCGCTACCTCAGCGTGGCCGGCAGCAGCCCGCTGCTGCTGGTGCTGGACGGCTTTGTGGTGCTGCAGGACGCCACCATGCCTATCGTCGGCGATCTGAAGACCGTCAACGACGGCTTCCTCGAGCAGATCACCATGAACGCCCGCGCCATCATCGACAAGGCCGAGGAGCTGGGCGTCTCCGACCCCAAGCGCATGGCGGTGGGCGGCAACAGCTACGGCGCCTTCATGGCCGCCAATCTGCTCGCCCACACCGATCTCTTCAAGGCCGGCATCGCGCGCAGCGGCGCCTACAACCGCACCCTCACGCCCTTCGGTTTCCAGAGCGAGCGGCGTTCGCTGTGGGAGGCCAAGGAGCTGTACCTGAAGCTCTCGCCCTTCATGTATGCGCCGCAGATCAAGGAGCCGCTGCTCTTGATCCACGGCGAGGCCGACAACAACGTCGGCACCCAGCCGATGCAGAGCGAGCGCCTCTACCTGGCGCTGGCCGGCACCGGCGGCACGGTGCGCTACGTACTGCTGCCCGGCGAG
- a CDS encoding ATP-dependent helicase has product MAETLNPAQLEAVHHLHGPCLVVAGAGSGKTRVITTKIARLLQAGYQAKNIAAITFTNKAAQEMRERAKQLVGARAAKDLAISTFHSLGVRLLRAEGTRVGLKEQFSILDSDDVLGVLRDAGGTTDANKARSWQWTISLWKNMGLNAEQAMKAAKDENERVAAVVMGRYQERLAAYQAVDFDDLISLPLKLLSEDAEARGKWQDQLRYVLVDEYQDTNAVQYDLLKQLVGERAMFTAVGDDDQSIYGWRGATIENLKRLPLDFPQLKVIPLEQNYRSTGNILRAANNVIAVNPKLFEKKLWSEFGDGEPVALLEADGEEHEAERAVARIQAIRANLGAAVKFADFAILYRANHQARIFEQALRRAEIPYKVSGGQSFFDKSEIKDLCAWLRLLVNQDDDPAFLRAITTPKRGIGHQTLGSLSQFAGKWKVSMYEALFSDSLITVLSKKAIGSLHEFGRYINDLEYKARHTEGGEDAKALFMEWLKDIGYEQHLYDNEENEKAAAARWNNVLDFVDWVAKRCGGHITQDGGSSFEEPKQTVLQVAQTISVILSLAERGDEQDQVVLTTLHASKGLEWPHVFLAGVNEGLLPFKADEEEMTAQRLEEERRLMYVGITRARTTLAVSTLRRRKKARELVMGIPSRFIAEMKLHESGIKEDPREKLKRLRESFAAKGAASNAAQQEQNRG; this is encoded by the coding sequence ATGGCCGAAACCCTCAATCCCGCCCAGCTCGAGGCGGTGCACCATCTGCACGGCCCCTGCCTGGTGGTGGCCGGCGCCGGTTCGGGCAAGACGCGCGTCATCACCACCAAGATCGCGCGCCTGCTGCAGGCCGGCTACCAGGCCAAGAACATCGCCGCCATCACCTTCACCAACAAGGCGGCGCAGGAAATGCGCGAGCGCGCCAAGCAGCTGGTGGGCGCACGCGCCGCCAAGGACCTGGCGATCTCCACCTTCCACAGCCTGGGCGTGCGGCTGTTGCGCGCCGAGGGCACGCGGGTGGGCCTGAAGGAGCAGTTCTCCATCCTCGACAGCGACGATGTGCTGGGCGTGCTGCGCGATGCCGGCGGCACCACCGACGCCAACAAGGCGCGTTCCTGGCAATGGACCATCTCGCTGTGGAAGAACATGGGCCTGAACGCGGAGCAGGCGATGAAGGCCGCCAAGGACGAGAACGAGCGCGTCGCCGCGGTGGTGATGGGCCGCTACCAGGAGCGCCTGGCGGCCTACCAGGCGGTGGACTTCGACGACCTCATCAGCCTGCCGCTCAAGCTGCTCAGCGAGGACGCCGAGGCGCGCGGCAAGTGGCAGGATCAGCTGCGCTATGTGCTGGTGGACGAGTACCAGGACACCAACGCGGTGCAGTACGACCTGCTCAAGCAGCTGGTGGGCGAGCGTGCCATGTTTACCGCGGTGGGCGACGACGACCAGAGCATCTACGGCTGGCGCGGCGCCACCATCGAGAACCTGAAGCGCCTGCCGCTGGACTTCCCGCAGCTCAAGGTGATCCCGCTGGAGCAGAACTACCGCTCCACCGGCAACATCCTGCGCGCCGCCAACAACGTCATCGCCGTCAACCCCAAGCTGTTCGAGAAGAAGCTCTGGAGCGAGTTCGGCGACGGCGAGCCGGTGGCGCTGCTGGAGGCCGATGGCGAGGAGCATGAGGCCGAGCGCGCGGTGGCGCGCATCCAGGCGATCCGCGCCAATCTGGGCGCGGCGGTCAAGTTCGCCGACTTCGCCATCCTCTACCGCGCCAACCACCAGGCGCGCATCTTCGAGCAGGCGCTGCGCCGCGCCGAGATCCCCTACAAGGTCAGCGGCGGCCAGAGCTTCTTCGACAAGAGCGAGATCAAGGACCTGTGCGCCTGGCTGCGCCTGCTCGTGAACCAGGACGACGACCCCGCCTTCCTGCGCGCCATCACCACGCCCAAGCGCGGCATCGGCCACCAGACGCTGGGCTCGCTGAGCCAGTTCGCCGGCAAGTGGAAGGTCAGCATGTACGAGGCGCTGTTCTCCGACTCGCTCATCACCGTGCTGAGCAAGAAGGCGATCGGCTCGCTGCACGAGTTCGGCCGCTACATCAACGACCTCGAGTACAAGGCGCGCCACACCGAGGGCGGCGAGGACGCCAAGGCGCTCTTCATGGAGTGGCTCAAGGACATCGGCTACGAGCAGCATCTCTACGACAACGAAGAGAACGAGAAGGCCGCGGCGGCGCGCTGGAACAATGTGCTGGACTTCGTCGACTGGGTGGCCAAGCGCTGCGGCGGCCACATCACCCAGGACGGCGGCAGCAGCTTCGAAGAGCCCAAGCAGACCGTGCTGCAGGTGGCGCAGACCATCAGCGTGATCCTCTCGCTGGCCGAGCGCGGCGACGAGCAGGACCAGGTCGTGCTCACCACCCTGCATGCGTCCAAGGGCCTGGAATGGCCGCATGTGTTCCTGGCCGGCGTCAACGAGGGGCTCTTGCCCTTCAAGGCCGACGAGGAGGAGATGACCGCGCAGCGCCTCGAGGAAGAACGCCGCCTGATGTATGTGGGCATCACCCGCGCGCGCACCACGCTGGCGGTGAGCACGCTGCGCCGGCGCAAGAAGGCGCGCGAGCTGGTGATGGGCATCCCCAGCCGTTTCATCGCCGAGATGAAGCTGCACGAAAGCGGCATCAAGGAAGACCCGCGCGAGAAACTAAAACGCTTACGTGAATCTTTTGCCGCCAAGGGCGCCGCCAGCAATGCGGCGCAGCAGGAACAAAATCGCGGCTGA